From one Thalassospira lucentensis genomic stretch:
- a CDS encoding alpha/beta hydrolase, which yields MLPRLCLLVSCLVLIASCAVPPDSPRFEPSADLPPFDQDSFADYVRENRTWIAKHRAFISDDHDLEIDMNAPFEMRTETTPKRGILFVHGLGSSPWYFSDIATAMAKDGWLVRSILLPGHGTKSADLMLPDLDDWENIIAHQTTLLKNEVGEVWLGGFSTGGNLVTSYAAHDPDVNGLLLFSPGFYPSNGYLFLAPAISYLWDWVDIDTEDNIPNYQSLPSHGASLYYQTVSKVQDDLTRADFNRPVLITMSQHDSVLDPVATLDAFQSHFTNPRSRFVWYGETPPNLDDPRVTALSSNLLDDRISTFSHMNVLFAPENPYYGMRGSHIMFENGQEGIPVPEDSETLWFGAWGQITPGKYHARLTWNPYFNNLLADIRTVTSQP from the coding sequence ATGCTTCCCCGCCTTTGTCTGCTGGTTTCCTGTCTTGTACTGATTGCGTCATGCGCAGTCCCCCCGGATTCCCCACGCTTTGAGCCTTCCGCGGATCTTCCGCCCTTTGATCAGGACAGTTTTGCGGACTATGTGCGTGAAAACCGCACATGGATTGCCAAGCACCGCGCCTTCATCAGCGACGACCACGATCTTGAAATCGATATGAACGCGCCCTTTGAAATGCGCACGGAAACCACACCCAAACGCGGCATTCTGTTTGTGCACGGGCTTGGTTCCAGCCCGTGGTATTTCAGCGATATCGCAACAGCCATGGCAAAGGACGGATGGCTTGTCAGGTCAATCCTTTTGCCCGGCCACGGAACGAAATCCGCTGACCTAATGCTGCCGGATCTCGACGATTGGGAAAATATCATTGCCCACCAAACAACATTGCTGAAAAACGAGGTTGGCGAAGTCTGGCTGGGCGGGTTTTCAACCGGTGGAAATTTGGTAACCAGCTATGCCGCGCATGATCCAGATGTGAACGGTCTTTTGCTGTTTTCACCGGGGTTTTATCCGTCAAACGGGTATCTGTTTCTCGCCCCGGCAATTTCATATCTGTGGGATTGGGTTGATATCGACACCGAAGACAATATTCCCAATTACCAATCCCTGCCCTCGCACGGGGCCAGCCTTTATTACCAGACCGTCAGCAAGGTTCAGGACGATCTGACCCGCGCGGATTTTAACCGCCCGGTGCTGATCACCATGAGCCAGCATGACAGCGTCCTTGATCCTGTCGCCACACTCGATGCCTTCCAAAGCCACTTCACCAATCCCCGGTCGCGTTTTGTCTGGTACGGCGAAACACCGCCAAACCTTGACGACCCCCGTGTGACCGCGCTTTCCAGTAATCTGCTTGATGACCGCATAAGCACCTTTTCCCACATGAACGTGCTGTTTGCGCCTGAGAACCCCTATTATGGCATGCGTGGCAGTCACATCATGTTTGAAAATGGCCAGGAAGGCATTCCCGTGCCAGAGGATTCAGAAACATTGTGGTTCGGGGCATGGGGCCAGATAACGCCGGGCAAATATCACGCCCGCCTGACATGGAACCCCTATTTCAACAACCTGCTTGCCGATATCCGCACGGTTACCAGCCAGCCATGA
- a CDS encoding glutathione binding-like protein — MIDLYYWPTPNGHKITLFLEEAGLEYKIHPVNIGAGDQFKPEFLAFSPNNRMPAIIDQNPADGGDPITVFESGAILQYLAEKTGKFLPTDVRGKKTVMEWLFWQMGGLGPMAGQNHHFSGYAPEKIPYAITRYVNETNRLYGVLNKRLEGRTFIAGDDYSIADMACYPWIVSHEKQQQDLNDFPNLKRWFENIKARPATIAAYKAGEGLRKEDGLSEEDKKVLFGQTAKTAKNN, encoded by the coding sequence ATGATTGATCTTTATTACTGGCCAACGCCGAACGGCCACAAAATCACGCTTTTCCTTGAAGAGGCCGGACTTGAATATAAAATCCATCCGGTCAATATCGGGGCTGGTGATCAGTTCAAACCGGAATTCCTGGCCTTTTCGCCTAATAACCGCATGCCTGCGATCATTGATCAGAACCCGGCAGATGGCGGTGATCCGATCACGGTTTTTGAATCCGGTGCGATCCTGCAATATCTGGCAGAAAAAACCGGCAAGTTCCTGCCGACTGATGTGCGGGGCAAGAAAACCGTGATGGAATGGCTGTTCTGGCAGATGGGCGGACTTGGCCCGATGGCCGGCCAGAACCATCATTTCAGCGGTTATGCCCCGGAAAAAATCCCCTATGCCATCACGCGCTATGTCAACGAAACCAATCGCCTTTATGGTGTGCTGAACAAGCGCCTTGAGGGTCGCACTTTTATCGCTGGTGACGATTATTCGATTGCCGATATGGCCTGCTATCCGTGGATCGTCAGCCATGAAAAACAGCAGCAGGACCTCAATGATTTCCCCAATCTGAAACGCTGGTTTGAAAACATCAAAGCCCGTCCGGCAACCATCGCGGCCTATAAAGCCGGCGAAGGTCTTCGCAAGGAAGACGGACTGAGCGAGGAAGACAAGAAAGTCCTGTTTGGTCAGACGGCAAAAACCGCCAAAAACAACTGA
- a CDS encoding glutathione S-transferase family protein: MIRFYFHPTPNPAKISLFLEEADLPYEIVPVDTKKGEQHSPEFRAINPNGKVPAIVDTDGAGGKETRVFDSNAILIYLAEKTGKFLGAAEDRGELLSWLMFIASGLGPFSGQAVHFQHVAPAGNDYGVNRYRKEIERHYRVMDDHLAGREFVVGGSYTIADMSLWGWIERAAFVMKSDTPLDPYPNLKKWYQGICARPAVERARKIGSDHAFKSEMDDVAKRALFPSNYS, from the coding sequence ATGATCCGCTTTTATTTCCATCCGACCCCGAACCCGGCCAAGATTTCGCTTTTCCTTGAAGAAGCTGATCTGCCTTATGAAATCGTGCCGGTCGACACCAAAAAGGGCGAACAGCACAGCCCCGAGTTTCGCGCGATCAACCCGAATGGCAAGGTCCCGGCGATTGTCGATACCGACGGGGCGGGCGGCAAGGAAACCCGGGTTTTTGATTCAAACGCCATCCTGATTTATCTGGCGGAAAAGACCGGAAAGTTCCTTGGTGCGGCGGAAGATCGTGGAGAACTGCTGTCCTGGCTGATGTTTATTGCATCGGGCCTTGGACCGTTTTCCGGACAGGCAGTGCATTTTCAGCACGTAGCACCGGCTGGCAATGATTACGGCGTGAACCGCTATCGCAAGGAAATCGAACGCCATTACAGGGTGATGGATGACCATCTGGCCGGGCGCGAATTTGTTGTCGGGGGCAGCTACACCATTGCCGATATGTCGCTTTGGGGCTGGATCGAACGTGCGGCATTTGTCATGAAAAGTGACACACCGCTTGATCCCTATCCGAACCTGAAAAAATGGTATCAGGGCATCTGCGCCCGGCCAGCGGTGGAACGCGCACGCAAGATCGGCAGCGACCATGCCTTCAAGTCCGAGATGGACGACGTTGCCAAACGCGCGCTGTTTCCGTCGAATTACAGCTGA